From Budorcas taxicolor isolate Tak-1 chromosome 19, Takin1.1, whole genome shotgun sequence, the proteins below share one genomic window:
- the ZBTB4 gene encoding zinc finger and BTB domain-containing protein 4, whose protein sequence is MPPPAEVTDPSHAPAVLRQLNEQRLRGLFCDVTLIAGDTKFPAHRSVLAASSPFFREALLASAPLPLPPITGGSAPNPTTTTAASSSSSSSSSSSSPSPASPSASSPPRVLELPGVPAAAFSDVLNFIYSARLALPGGGGDGAAVAEIGALGRRLGISRLQGLGEGGDAWVPPAPAPMATSQPEEDSFGPGPRPAGEWEGDRAEAQGPDSQPALSRRPLPCPRCGKSFIHPKRLHTHEAQCRREASTRGSAGLGARGSVPSGPAGVDASALPPAVGFRGGPEHVVKVVGGHVLYVCAACERSYVTLSSLKRHSNVHSWRRKYPCRYCEKVFALAEYRTKHEVWHTGERRYQCIFCWETFVTYYNLKTHQRAFHGISPSLLASEKTPNGGYKPKLNTLKLYRLLPMRAAKRPYKTYSQGAPEAPLSPSLNTPAPVVMPASSPPGPPPAPEPGPPPSVITFAHPAPSVIVHGGSSSGGAGSGPASTGGAQAASVITYTAPPRPPKKREYPPPPPEPAAVPTSPATAGSPATAAGPATATEEAKGRNPRATRTLTYTAKPAGGIGGGAGPPAGPGRGPSQPQAPPPLCQITVRIGEEAIVKRRISETDLRPGELSGEEVEESEEEDEDEDEEEEEEQGESKAGGEDQLWRPYYSYKPKRKAGAAAPASSGGSGMPRSRRPPRWRQKLERRSWEETPAAEGPTGRARSERRHRCEDCAQTFASLRKLRKHQEAHSGGPHSSRSGRKPSTRLTCPHCAKVCKTAAALSRHGQRHAAERPGGTPTPVIAYSKGSTGARAGEIKEEAPQEMQVSSSSGEAGGGGGSAPAEEASEPASLQDPVISGGEEPSVGAGGATYAYPPVQEFPLALIGSGRESGSGRGKGGSEGPGGAGGGDRMEAMGAAKVTFYPEPYPLVYGPQLLAAYPYNFSNLAALPVALNMVLPDEKGGGALPFLPGVFGYAVNPQAAAPTPPTPPPPTLPPPVAPKGEGERAGVERTQKGDVG, encoded by the exons ATGCCACCCCCAGCAGAGGTGACAGACCCGTCCCATGCACCTGCCGTTCTGCGCCAGCTCAATGAACAGCGGCTTCGTGGCCTCTTCTGTGACGTCACCCTCATAGCCGGAGATACCAAGTTCCCAGCTCACCGCAGCGTCCTGGCTGCTTCTAGTCCCTTCTTCAGAGAGGCACTGCTGGCTTCAGCTCCACTGCCCCTCCCACCCATCACTGGGGGCTcagcccccaaccccaccaccaccacagcggcctcctcctcctcctcctcctcctcttcctcctcctctccctctccagcctcaccttcagcatcatcccCACCTCGGGTCCTGGAGCTGCCAGGGGTCCCAGCAGCTGCCTTCTCTGATGTCCTCAATTTCATCTACAGTGCCCGGCTGGCATTGCCTGGTGGTGGAGGGGACGGGGCAGCTGTGGCAGAGATTGGTGCTCTGGGACGGCGTCTGGGCATCTCCCggctgcagggcctgggggaggggggtgatgCCTGGGTGCCTCCCGCTCCAGCTCCCATGGCCACCTCACAGCCTGAGGAGGACAGCTTTGGGCCTGGGCCTAGGCCagctggggagtgggagggggacAGGGCTGAGGCCCAGGGCCCTGACTCACAGCCTGCCTTGTCCCGgcggcccctcccctgcccccgatGTGGGAAAAGCTTCATCCATCCCAAGCGGCTACATACCCACGAGGCCCAGTGCCGGAGGGAAGCCAGCACTCGGGGGTCCGCCGGGCTGGGAGCCAGGGGTTCTGTCCCCAGTGGCCCTGCAGGAGTGGACGCCTCGGCCCTGCCCCCAGCGGTAGGCTTCCGAGGTGGTCCTGAGCACGTGGTGAAGGTGGTGGGTGGCCACGTGCTCTATGTGTGCGCGGCCTGTGAGCGTTCCTACGTGACCCTGTCCAGCCTAAAGCGGCACAGCAATGTACACTCATGGCGGAGGAAGTACCCCTGCCGCTACTGCGAGAAGGTGTTCGCACTGGCTGAGTACCGAACCAAACACGAGGTGTGGCACACCGGGGAGCGCAG GTACCAGTGCATCTTCTGCTGGGAGACCTTTGTCACTTACTATAACCTGAAGACCCACCAGCGAGCCTTCCACGGCATTAGCCCGAGCCTCCTGGCCAGTGAGAAGACGCCCAATGGAGGCTATAAGCCCAAGCTCAATACCCTCAAGCTGTACCGCCTGCTCCCCATGCGAGCGGCCAAGCGGCCCTACAAGACCTACAGCCAGGGAGCCCCTGAGGCCCCCCTCTCTCCAAGCCTCAACACACCGGCCCCTGTGGTGATGCCGGCCAGCTCGCCACCTGGACCCCCACCTGCCCCAGAGCCTGGCCCCCCACCATCTGTCATCACTTTTGCCCACCCGGCTCCCTCAGTCATTGTACATGGGGGCAGCAGCAGTGGTGGAGCAGGGAGTGGGCCGGCCAGCACAGGGGGGGCCCAAGCCGCCTCAGTCATCACCTACACTGCTCCCCCACGGCCCCCCAAAAAACGTGAGTACCCACCTCCTCCCCCCGAACCTGCAGCCGTACCAACCAGCCCAGCCACAGCAGGCAGCCCAGCCACAGCTGCAGGGCCCGCCACAGCCACGGAGGAGGCCAAGGGCCGGAACCCACGGGCCACGAGGACTCTGACCTACACGGCCAAGCCGGCTGGCGGGATTGGCGGGGGCGCGGGTCCCCCTGCAGGGCCTGGCCGGGGCCCCTCTCAGCCCCAGGCCCCACCGCCACTGTGTCAGATCACTGTGCGAATCGGTGAGGAGGCGATTGTCAAGCGCCGCATCTCAGAAACAGACCTGCGTCCTGGGGAGCTAAGCGGcgaggaggtggaggagagcgaggaggaggacgaggacgaggacgaggaggaggaggaggagcagggggagTCCAAGGCTGGCGGCGAGGACCAGCTCTGGAGGCCCTACTACTCCTACAAGCCCAAGCGCAAGGCTGGAGCCGCGGCCCCGGCTAGCAGCGGGGGCAGCGGGATGCCCAGAAGCCGCCGGCCACCTCGCTGGAGACAGAAGCTGGAAcggaggagctgggaggagacTCCAGCAGCTGAGGGCCCCACGGGGCGTGCCCGTAGCGAGAGGAGACACCGCTGTGAGGACTGTGCCCAGACATTCGCCAGTCTGAGGAAGCTGCGCAAGCACCAGGAGGCCCACAGCGGGGGCCCCCACAGCTCCCGGTCTGGACGGAAGCCCTCCACCCGCCTCACCTGCCCTCACTGCGCCAAGGTGTGCAAGACAGCCGCTGCCCTGAGCCGCCATGGGCAGAGGCACGCCGCCGAGCGACCAGGTGGCACCCCCACGCCTGTCATCGCCTACTCCAAGGGCAGCACTGGTGCCAGAGCCGGGGAGATCAAGGAGGAGGCccctcaagagatgcaggtctcCTCCTCCAGCGGGGAGGCAGGTGGTGGAGGCGGAAGTGCTCCTGCCGAGGAAGCTTCTGAGCCTGCCTCGCTCCAGGACCCTGTCAtctcgggaggagaggagccctccgtgggggcaggaggggccacCTATGCATACCCACCTGTGCAGGAATTTCCACTGGCTCTGATTGGGAGTGGCCGGGAATCAGGCAGTGGCAGGGGAAAAGGTGGGAGTGAGGGGCCAGGCGGGGCTGGCGGGGGAGACCGGATGGAGGCGATGGGGGCTGCCAAAGTCACTTTCTACCCTGAGCCCTACCCACTCGTCTATGGTCCCCAGCTCCTCGCCGCCTACCCTTACAACTTCAGCAACTTGGCCGCTCTCCCGGTCGCTCTTAACATGGTCCTACCTGATGAGAAGGGTGGGGGGGCCCTTCCCTTCCTACCAGGGGTCTTTGGCTACGCAGTCAATCCTCAAGCAGCAGCCCctacccccccaaccccaccacccCCAACTCTTCCTCCACCGGTTGCCCccaagggagaaggggagagggcaggggttGAAAGAACCCAGAAGGGAGATGTGGGGTGA
- the SLC35G6 gene encoding solute carrier family 35 member G6 → MVGGSGEEKGQKSGFMARLITVAAPGRSGFARLQLRLRLRPRPPPAPGPGPSPPPPPPPPPLTSSAPPAPVLPPPPPPETVPPQRRRRCRCEEAGAAQPAQTPGSWLGLVAPARPTACAQTDPGKGPRPRKAAGLAGSHPYFNLPDFTQPSPPSTSPSLSSHQRCRPSDATKGLLVALLGGGLPAGFVGPFSRMAYQASHFPSLELLICRCLFHLPIALLLKLRGDPLLGPPDVRGRACLHALLNVLSIGCAYSAVQVVPAGNAATVRKGSSTVCSALLALCLESQRLSGYDWCGLLGSTLGLIIIVGPGLGTLQEGTTGLYTALGYVLAFLGGLALSLGLLVYRSLDFPSCLPTVAFLFGLVGLVGSVPGLFMLQTPVLPKDPLSWSCVGAVGILALVSFVCVSYAVTKAHPALVCAVLHSEVVVALMLQYYVLYETVAPSDIMGAGVVLGSIAIITAQNLSCEREGQVEE, encoded by the exons ATGGTGGGGGGAAGTGGTGAAGAAAAGGGGCAGAAATCAGGCTTCATG GCCCGGCTCATCACCGTGGCCGCCCCCGGCCGCTCCGGTTTCGCCCGCCTCCAGCTCCGGCTCCGGCTCCGGCCCCGGCCCCCCCCAGCGCCCGGCCCCGGCCcgtccccgccgccgccgccgccgccgccgccgctgacATCATCGGCTCCCCCCGCCCCggtcctacccccacccccacccccggaaaCAGTACCCCCCcagcgccgccgccgctgccgctgcGAGGAGGCCGGCGCAGCGCAGCCGGCACAGACACCAGGCTCCTGGCTCGGGCTTGTGGCGCCAGCGCGCCCGACGGCCTGCGCCCAGACCGATCCTGGGAAGGGACCGAGGCCACGCAAGGCCGCCGGACTA GCTGGCAGTCACCCCTActtcaacctgcctgacttcacgcAGCCATCACCACCCTCCACTTCGCCCAGTCTCTCATCGCACCAGCGCTGCCGGCCCTCCGATGCCACCAAGGGCCTGCTCGTGGCCCTGCTGGGTGGGGGCCTACCTGCTGGCTTTGTGGGCCCTTTCTCCCGTATGGCTTACCAGGCTTCCCACTTTCCCTCGCTGGAGCTGCTCATCTGTCGATGCCTCTTCCACCTCCCCATTGCCCTGCTACTTAAACTTCGTGGTGACCCCCTCTTAGGACCTCCCGATGTCCGGGGCCGGGCCTGCCTCCACGCCCTGCTCAACGTCCTCAGCATCGGATGTGCCTACAGTGCAGTTCAGGTGGTGCCCGCCGGCAACGCTGCCACCGTCCGCAAAGGTTCTTCCACTGTCTGCTCTGCTCTCCTCGCCCTCTGCCTTGAGAGCCAGCGTCTCAGCGGCTATGACTGGTGTGGCTTGTTGGGCAGCACTCTGGGACTCATCATTATTGTGGGACCTGGACTAGGGACCCTGCAGGAGGGGACCACGGGCCTCTACACTGCCCTAGGCTATGTGCTTGCTTTCCTAGGTGGCCTGGCACTGTCACTGGGGCTCCTGGTGTATCGCTCCCTGGACTTTCCCTCCTGCCTACCAACAGTGGCCTtcctgtttggtttggtggggCTGGTGGGCTCTGTGCCAGGCCTCTTTATGCTGCAGACCCCCGTGCTGCCCAAGGATCCTCTGAGTTGGAGCTGTGTGGGGGCAGTGGGGATCCTTGCCCTGGtctcctttgtgtgtgtgagttatGCGGTCACTAAGGCCCACCCCGCCCTGGTGTGTGCCGTCCTGCACTCTGAGGTGGTGGTGGCCTTGATGCTGCAATACTATGTGCTCTATGAGACCGTGGCACCTTCTGACATCATGGGGGCAGGGGTCGTTTTGGGCAGCATTGCCATTATCACTGCCCAGAACCTCAGCTGTGAGAGGGAAGGGCAGGTGGAGGAGTGA